In Methanococcoides sp. LMO-2, the genomic stretch AGTAGCAGACGCCAATGGTCCCTATTTTGGTGACGAAAGTTCATTCATTATTTTCAATGCCAGTAATTCTACCGATCTCGATGGTAGCATCGTTTCATATGAATGGGATCTGGATGATGATGGAGAATTTGATGATGGTACAGGTGTTACTGTTACGAATACTTGGTCTGATGACTATTCAGGAAATGTTTCTGTTAGAGTTACCGATGATGAAGGATCCACTGATATTGATACTACGACATTGACTGTCAACAATGTTGCACCTGTTGTTGATGCAGGTCCAGATCAGACAGTTAACGTGGGTGAAGATGTCGTATTTTCTGGAAGCTTTACTGATCTTGGATCCCTCGATACCCACACGATTTTCTGGGATTTCGGAGATGGTAATACTACAGAAGGCACATTGACACCTGTACATACTTATGCTGGTAGTGGTGTTTACTATGTGATTTTGACAGTAATCGATGATGATGGTGCATCAACATCAGATACAGCAACGGTAACAGTATCTGATACCACAGGCTCAACGATGTCTGTAGATTCGATATCCATATCAGTAATACAGAAAGGTAAGAGCTACGAAGCTGTAGCGACTTTAAAAGTACTGGATGAGAATAGTAATTTGGTGAAAGGAGCTACTGTGAACGGGTACTTCACACTCAATACCAACAATGTCATCTCAACTGTTTCGGGAACTACAGTCGGAAATGGAGAAGCAAGAATTGGTTCTGGAAAATTCAAAGCTAATGGAGGAGATGTAATTACGTTCAATGTGACAGGTGTTGATCACCCGGAATACAGTTACGAACCTGGAATGACATCATTTAAGGTCTCAATTTGA encodes the following:
- a CDS encoding PKD domain-containing protein: TEDNSSQNFVHTYDTAGLYTVNLTVSNINGTDSEVKTGYITVALSNQPPVADANGPYFGDESSFIIFNASNSTDLDGSIVSYEWDLDDDGEFDDGTGVTVTNTWSDDYSGNVSVRVTDDEGSTDIDTTTLTVNNVAPVVDAGPDQTVNVGEDVVFSGSFTDLGSLDTHTIFWDFGDGNTTEGTLTPVHTYAGSGVYYVILTVIDDDGASTSDTATVTVSDTTGSTMSVDSISISVIQKGKSYEAVATLKVLDENSNLVKGATVNGYFTLNTNNVISTVSGTTVGNGEARIGSGKFKANGGDVITFNVTGVDHPEYSYEPGMTSFKVSI